The Apis cerana isolate GH-2021 linkage group LG2, AcerK_1.0, whole genome shotgun sequence genomic sequence GTTGTGTTtactccttttttctttttttttaatttcaacgcGTCCAATTCACGGGGACAAATTATCCGTTCCTTGTTTCCTGTATCGATTACTtaggatattataatttgtgttCAGGCAGAATCGAGGGCATCGATCATTTCAAGCTTCATCATGTTGCTCCTGACCGTGACAGCGTGTCTGGTGATCACGGTGCAGGCCGGATGCCCTATGAGACCGACCGCGGAACAAACTTCCGCATCGAGGACCACGGGTGACGGTGGTTACAGGATACTCGTTAGCGGGAAAGCCGACAAATATATTCCCAACGCTGTTTACACGATCAGTTTGCAAGGTAACGACGATTTTCCCCTTCCTCTAAAAAGATATCTGCAACCGTGTAATATAACCCTTTCGCTATCACGTACCGTAACGAACGACACTAGTTGATTTTCTCTGGTTGGTTCAAGGATAGAAGCACGGATAACACGTacgtttatcattttctttgggataaattaatcttatttgtCTATTCATTTCAGAgacctttcttttttacgtaTTATAGACGAATtgcgaatgaaattatttatcagatttattagaaaaaaattgtaacgaaTTGGTTAGATGACGgatatcttataaattcgatttcaGGCTCGCAAACGCACGAGAGATTGCAACAGTTCACGCACTTCACTCTCTCCGTCAATTCGCAACACGCGCCGAATAATCCCACGGCTCGAGTAGGATACTTCCAACTGTTCCCCGATGGTTTGACCACATTCAACGAAGATTGCGTCAATACCATCTCCGAAGCTTCAGATTATCCGAAGAACGAGGTGAATTGCTCTCTAtagaatctttttcttcttcttttcttcttttttttttttttttctattaaaagatTCGGTATCGAGGTTTACGACGTCGGCGTACGTACAGGCGAAAATGCAGGGAGTGCAGATAACGGATAAATTTCTGATGGTTGGCCGGTGGCCAACCGTCAGAGATGTTTGATCCCGCCGCGTTATCGTTCGGGCAGAGGCCGCGAATTTCCGCAACTAGAGCCGCGTGTATAAAACATCTTCTTACCTTGGCCAAGGTCCAAGTGATGTGGAGGGCACCGCCGTCAGGATCAGGATGCGTTATATTCACAGCCATGGTCTTGGAGAACAACGTGCGCTGGTACGCCGAGGATGGAGCTTTGACCAAGACCTTCTGCGAGATGGACTCCACCGAGGTCGAGGCCTTGGACGGGGAGAAGTGTTGCGCCTGCGACGAGGCCAAGTACTCGGTTagtacgaataaaattaattttattcatttcctaCGATCGATCGACTCGTACTCGTGTCGTTTCTCGAGTCGTTGAATTGCATTTGTCGATTTATTGGGTTGGATTTATTGGAGAGAGacgcaaataaatatttcatttcgtgcAAGGCGATAGATAGTCGCCTCTTTGTGCGTTCGACATGAGGAATTCAATGATATACCTGTTCTTTCCTATGGAAATTTCGAGCCAGCCTAGACGAATGATAATTTTAGAGGATTAGAGATAACTTCGTCGATACGAATAGAGATTTCCGCTAAACATCCGTtaagtttagaaaaattatatctggTATGTCCGATTCGAgcgattattattagatatcgaAGAATATTGTGTGTAAATCTAGAAACTTgagtgaaatataatatcgataaaattccaATCTTCTGCTCAACTCGCGTGTAAAGTTTCCCGGTAAAAAGAGAATGGAACGGGTGAAATATGTTACTTTTCGCAGTAAAACGGAAGTAAGCAGAGTAAAGAAGATGATAAAGTAAAAGAACGTAACATGATATAGGCGCCAAGTCCGTCACAGGTCGGTGATAGTTGCGCAACAATTGATACCAGCTCCGTCAGTCTGAAAGCCGGAACATCGGCGACTTCTCACAGATTCCTCTCCCCCGTTTCCAGTTGATAATGGAGGGGATCTGGTCGAACGTGACCCATCCAAAGGACTTCCCGTTCTCCGTTTGGCTGACCCACTTCAGCGACTTGATCGGTGCCTCGCATGTGCCGAGCTTCTCCTTCTGGGGTAAGGATCACGTAGCCACGGACGGGTTTCGCCAGTTGGCCGAGTGGGGCTCCGCGTCCGGCGTAGAGACCGAGCTCAGAGCTAATTCCAACAAATTAAGAACCCTCATCAAAGCTGCCGGGCTGTGGTACCCGAACGTAAACAGCAATACGACCACTAACTTCAGGTAAGGTATCCTCCCTCCAACCAACTGAGAAGATCCTCcactgaattttttattcagattaatttttttctctctgcaAGAAAGAAATGACAGTTTTAGATATACTTTTACTTATCTGTAATCCAGAGTGGACAGAAAACGTCCTATGATCTCCGTGGCTTCCATGTTCGGCCCGTCTCCGGACTGGGTGGTCGGTGTCAGCAAACTGAATCTATGCAGGAAAGATTGTAGCTGGACGAAAAGCGAGATAATCGACCTGTACCCCTGGGACGCTGGCACGGATAATGGAATCTCCTACATGTCGCCCAATTCCGAGACGACGCCGCGCGAGAAGATGAAACCGATCACCACGTTGTACCCCGAGGATCCCAGGTCCCCTTTCTACGACCCCAGCGGAAGGCCGATGCTGCCGCTTGCCAGGTTGTACTTGACCAGGGAGAAGATTATTCCACGGGGCTGCGACGAGGAGGTTCTTCAGCAGCAGGTCGCTCAGCTCGAGGTCGCCGAGAACACCGAGGACACTGTCAGGCGTACCGTACAATCCAAATCGTCCAATCGTTTCGTCGCCGTTTCTTTCGCACACTCTCtcaattcgaatttatttcctCACAGCCGAGTGTCAGACCACGGAGTACACGACATGGTCGAGCTGCTCGGTGAGCTGTGGCAAAGGATTGAGAATGCGTACCAGATCGTACTTGATGCCCGAGAAGGCAGCCATGTTCAAGTGCAACAGACAATTGGTCTCCAAGGAGATGTGCGTCTCCTCGATCCCTGAATGCTCGTAAGCTCGAATGCTGTTTGAGAACGACGATTCTCtgcgtttatataattttgcgaGAGAGATTGGAACGTATGTATACATTAGAGAAGTCGATTTCAGAGGCGAGGAGGACACGGACGATGGTGTTGGCTCGTTGGCCGGTGTTAATAACGATGCTTTCTGCGAAACAACCGATTGGGGCCACTGGTCGGAATGTTCCTCCACGTGTGGGGTGGGGATGAAGCTGAGGACAAGGCGGTTCAAGGATCGGATGGGTCGTAAACGATGTCCCCACGTATCCCTCGTCGAGAAAGTAAAGTGCATGGAGCCGCCTTGCTCGCCCGGTTTGGAGGAACAGATCGATCCTACTTGCAAGGTATTTTTCACCCGCGCGTTTCATTCGTATTCGCCGTTGCATTGTTCTAAAGATTTCTCGATACTTTGCTCGGGAAATGGTGGAAACTCGTTTCGCAGGTGACCGATTGGTCGGATTGGTCCCCGTGCAGCGCCTCGTGCGGCAAAGGTGTGAAATTAAGAACCCGATTGCTGATGGTCGACCCGTCGAAACAGCAAGAATGCTCCTCGAAAATGGAACTGGTCCAACAGCGGCCGTGTTTGGACCAGGCTGACTGCACATTCGACATGGCGACTGCAAAAGGTTTGCTCGTAAAGACGAATTTTAAAGACGAAGAAAATAAGTAATCGATATGTTTGCAGTGGTTTGCATGGAGGAGCCGAACGCTGGACCCTGCAGGGGATATTTCCAGAGGTGGGCGTTCGTTCCCCAAAAGTTGATGTGCGTGCCGTTCGTCTACGGCGGTTGTCGTGGCAACAGGAACAACTTCTTAACGGCCGAGGAGTGCAACAACACTTGCGGCATTGTGAGTGAACTCACTCTGCTCGTTAACGGAAGATCGTTAACGGGAGGAAAATGTTCGTTTGCTACTTTCAGGTGCGAGCGATTCTCAGCGGACAGCCGTTGAACGCAACCGACGTTCAAGTCGCCCCAATATCGCCGGCTCTGCCACCTGTACATTGTGTCGTGAGTGGCTGGTCACCTTGGACACCTTGCAGCGTTTCCTGCGGGACAGGCCGCGTGACCAGTTTCCGCACGATTCAGGTGAGCGAAACGAATTTGGAAATCGATTCCATTTCGTGAAatctgtttatttaattaaattgatttgaaatattcagcAAGAGGCACGAAACGGAGGGAATCCTTGTCCCAAGAAACTTCAGCGTCGATCTAGGTGTCAGCTGGCGCCgtgcgaataataattttgagaaggaaaattcctttttttttttttaatacgtcTAAAACGACGAATAAATAAGACGAAGGACCGAGACGGGACCGTTTAATTGGAAGAAGTTTTTGAACACGGAAAATTTTGAAGGGGAAGAACGGATTGTTAGTTTGtagtcttttcttttttttcttacacaCGACATGATGGGTATGAAATAAACCGATGTATCAGAATAAatggtattttattaatggtCATTCGTGATCTTTCTACTCTCAATCGAGTTACTCAAATATACGCTGGGCTACGATCGCAAACCGAAatggaaatcgaaaaaattggaaatcgaTCGCCCTGATCGCCGCGttcaaatatttcctttccttctttttttttctttttctttgcccAACAAACTGCGCCAAACGAAACTTTCACGAAATCGAAGGAGTTTCGAACGTTCGATGGCCACGGGGCAATTGAAGTTTGCGAAAAACAAACGGGGGAAGCTctcttttcaatattaatttttctccagCGTATTAGTCGCTTCTTTGTTAcgtgtattctttttttttttttttttttgtttctctttaaTATCCTCGCTAATATtcgaatcgatatcgataattataattactcgTAATACTCCTCGATATATCCtcgagtttctttctttctttctttctttcttttttttaagaaattaagaaatacgAAACCAATAAAAAATGCGTTCGTAATTTCTATACCTCTCTTTCCCTCGATATAGATCGGCGTGTCCTCTATAAAAGATATTCCGAGCTCTCGTGATGGATGCTGCGCTGTTATCggaaacgatatttaatttcgatcgttaaaaaattccGCTAGATTCTATGATTCAACTTATATTCCAAGTTGTACGATCTATTGTTTATCGGCTTAACTCGTTAATAAAACTTGGTTGGTTCCGTTTTCGCGTGTACCCTCGTTTCGcaatgtataatatagtatagtatctccctctctctctttctttctctttttctttctttctttctttctctcgtcctTCCTGTTACtctcccttctttctctcttttttttcttttttgcctctttacaataataataaccgtTCGCAAGATAACACGCACTACTACTGTTTTCCAAATACATCTAACTTTatgtttacaataataataataataataataatgataataataataataataataataataataataataataatgataatgataataataacaataatagtaataataatagtaataataataataataacagtaataatagtaataataatgataataataatctcataAATAATACACGTAGGCggtataatatgttattacgCACGGTCTTGTCAGGTCCGCGAACTCGAATAGGACAGGAAGTAGGATGAAATTCGAGTGGATCCTTGAAACGTACGTTCGGATCGTTCGTTCCGCGTTCCTGACACCGAGttcacattaattatattacgttGTTATCATACGTAAGTACACGTAATATCTAGGAAATAGTACGGATCTTAATCTGTTTTAGGCCTCTACTCGACTACTCTACACTCCTCGTtccgtatttcttttttttttttttctttttttcttttctttggtCGTGTCACGTCTCTTatctcctccttccttcccgcGCGCTACGCTCCTGCGAATCATGTTAACAAAGGGGAAAGGGATGAACGCGAGAAACTGACTCTGTTAGAAAATGGGTGTTTCGTCACGGAGGAAATTGGACGAGATCGTTCCAATTTCGCGTCCCTCGGTTTTCTCGTTTTCCCGGCTATATATCTCCTCCGATCGCTCGGCTAAATACTCGGTTTCTTAATCGGGGCGGCAATTGTTCCCCCAGAAACaacaatttatcataataagtTGGATTGATTCGAGCGAGACCGTTCCTTTCCTTCGTGGCGCTTTCAActtagaaaaagagaggaatggaaaaaaggaagggaaggaaagaaaagataagacGTAATGATTAGATGGTTGACTAGAGTTTGGTTGAAATAAAGGAAGAGCGAGGAAAAGGGAATGGGAAGATGGAtcgggaaaggaaaggaaagaaaaaattccctATCTTCAGTAGACCAGCTTCCTGAAGCAACAACGCGATTATAAATTCGGCGCAATGTATCCAGAATTAGTTTCCATCGTTAATCCAAAATCGTTAATCTAATAAATCGTCCTTTGAAAGGTAAACGCAACAACGCGACCGATCGTCGTGATCCTCTTCTTTTCGACTAGACCGGTGTGACTAGATTAAATTCCACGTCGTCGACCCAATTGCCCTTTCCCGTTCTGGCAGTAGTAGCAGTTAGTTAGTATAGTAATAGTATAGTAATAGTATGCGATAAGACGTGGTACAAAATCATCGGTGGCGACACTCGGACGAGATTAACTCTGGTTGGCGGTGTCGCTGCAAACTTTCGTTCGTTTTCGGAAAGCCACGATAAATCGGGCCGAGAAGAAAGTTTTCAACGACGTTTCTCTCGAGGAGAGGAAATTTCCTCCTCGAGAAAATACGCATTAACGCGTTTTCCGGAAAAAAGTTCGGGGATGGGTTTTCGCGACAAAGCGAGAGTTAATCTCTCCTCTCCcgagaaggaaaaaacgagaaagTTGGCGCGTATCAAAGTTGAACCCCTCCTCCTCGCGTTACGTCCTCGAAACGTTGAAGGGAATAGGCTCTTCGATGGGTCGACGATGTTGCTCGAGATTTCACGGCCGACGTcgcttattaataataatatacatttacgtaataatatatatatatatctctatagTTTGTTTGTCACGGCGAAATCGGTTTGCCGGCGAAAGGCATCATTGTGCGTGTGCCACGACGACCACGATGCCCCGATCgatgtcgtcgtcgtcgtcccaGCTTTCGTTGATTTTCGGAACTCGATTCACGCGCGAGCTCCGTCCCGATGGTCGATACGTCGCCGGGGGGCGACGCTCGGATCTTCTCAGAGCCATCCCCCGGACACGTCGTGGCCGGATATCGGCTCGATGCCCGGAAGCCGCTGCAGCTGAGTCGCCGACCCGTTCCTCTTCATGGTCGCTGGGAGGGAGGTGCTCGCGGCCACGCTCTCCTCGGTGGTCGACGGTGTCAGCGGTGCCGCAGGAACTACTTGGCAAACAACACAAACAAACCAGACCTGTCTACAAGACAGACTCTTGCTACGAACTCGCGTAACCGAACGATCGAACGTCGTCCTTCTCGTCGGATTTGTCGCTCGAAAGGCGTTCCGTCGTTAGAGAGAACTAGTCGAAACGACGAGGCAAGTCGTCGACTTACCGGGTTGCTCGTTGGCGCTGGCTCCCTCGGGAGTGTCGATGCTGGGCTGCTGACTCTGCGTGCCCTCGTGTCGCCTCGGCGGGATCGGCTGCTGGCCCAGCTCCGGCCCCCTGGTCGGCACGCTGCTCGCCCGCTGCAGTTGCTGCTTCCTCGACACCTTGGAGACGAGGGCCGTCGCCAACGGGTATATGGGATTGGTGCCGCTCCCGCTCCTCATGCCCGAGGTCGAGGACCTCGAATCCGAGAACGTCTTCCGCTTCTTCCGAAGCGCCACCAACGCGCCTAGGCCGTGAGGGAACACGTGATGCCCCTCGTGGTGGTGCGAGTGGTGGGAGTGATGGGGATGGTGCGTCGGTTGGGCGTCGTTCCCGCCTTGTTCCAGCGACGACTTCGAGTCGGTCGACCCCTCGGATCTGGAGCCCCCGTCCTCGGACGCGGGCGAGTACACGGAATCCTCGGAACGAGATCTGCCtggaaaagagaaagggaggaaaggGGAAGGAAGCCTCTTAGTATTCGTTGCAAACAGGGGACAAAGAGGGGACCGATTCGAGATCCGTGGGAAGACTCGACTTACCGATCAGCCTGGAAACCTTGCCCCGAACTTTGGCCGCCTCGATCAGATTCTCCcacctcttcttcttcgagctCCCTCTTATCCTACGGCTCTGCCTGCTCGTCCCGAGGCCGGGCACGCTGTTCGTGCTCGTGTGGTGTGGGCTCTTCTTGGGCGTCGTACCCGGACCGAATATGCCGCTCAGCGTCGAGCCGAACAGCTCGTGCGAGTTCTCCTGTTGCGCTTGCTGCAACGAAGCTGCGAACTCGTCGACCGGGGGAAGGGAGCCGCTTCCGCTCGGTTGAGGGGCGATGTTGAAACCCTTCATCAGCCGCCGCTCCTTCTGACGATTCTTCTTACCCCCCGCACCTATGGACAGCTCTTTAAGGCTACCGTCTATGGGGCAGAGAGAAAAACCAAGGAGCTACTCTAAGCCAGACGACTACTActactaaaaaaagaaacaaaaaatttaaacgaatactcgcgatttttcgaaaaccaattcgattcgaattctcGCTCGTTAGTAGCGTCGGGTAACGAGGCAGGGTAACCAACTACGAAACAATATTCGCGCTAGACGATCCTTGATCGCATTAATTATTCCACCGGAGTTGGTCGAATGATTAATAGCGTTCCGTGGTGGTAACGAACTTGCGAACTTTCATTTGCGAGGGATGAAGCGCGCGACCCTTAACGTCGTAGTCGTGTCACGACGCGAGGATTTCGCCTTATAAAACTCGACTCCGCTTTATGCATTTACGAACGAGCAACTCGGCAAGAAGAAGGTTGCAAGTAACCTtggaggagggaaagaaggagagggcgaatttatcgaatttattcggTTTTCATCGAGTTGCTCACCGGTTCCGGTGCCGCTGGCTGTCGAGGTGTTCATCCCGGAATTCTTCAAGATCTCGATCAATTCGCAACGAAGGGCGCTGATGTCCTGTTTGATCTCGTTCACGTCGTCCTCGGTCACCCCCTCGCTCTCCGCCTTCCTTTGCTCAACCGTCACGTACCTCCTCACCAAATTTCTCATGATGCTCTGATACCTGAAGTCCCTCTCGGACGCCTGCTTAACCTTCCTCTGTCGGACGAGATTAAATCAACGAGATTAACGATTCCTCGTCGGAAAAGCTGGAATGTTTGCGGCCGAATTCTCACTCTGATCGTCCTCATGTGCTCCTTCTTCGCCGCTCTGCTGTGCCCGCACAGTTTCCGATACAGCCATTGACCCATGTACCACACGCTCTTCGGGGTGGGGATGATGTTGAACGGGGGTGGGACCGTGCCACCCTCCTCGAAGTAGCTGATCCAAAGCTTGCTCCTGGCGAACTTCCACTCGATGTCGGCGCGTTCCTTTTttggggagaggaggggagagaagaaagaaagaaagaattcgcGCGATCGTGGCCGTGCGATAACGAAAGATTAAATGTAGCGACACTCACGGAGATCAATTGGTAGGAATGATTCATCATGGCGATCAATAGATTCAGTAAAACGACGATGTTGATCACCGAGTACGTGCCGAACATTAGCATACCCCAGAACCTGGTGAACGCTTTGATACCGTCCAATTCGAAGCTCTCGAGATCGACCAGGCCGAAAACGGCCCAGAACAGGGTCTGCGTGGTTTCGAACAAGCTGTGCACGAAGAAAATGgtttaatctttataaaattcctCGCTGACTTATTTATTTGCGCCTCGTCTCAGACTTAATTTAACGTATGcaacgtacgtacgtacgttttTCTGCGAAAAACTCGCAagcatttcgataaaaaatcgtGGGGATCGACGAGGAGTGAATTCTTACTTTGCAAATCGACGCCAAACGATGCAAGCGTTTGAATCGGTGGTGACGCTGGCGTTAGGGGCGTACGACATCGCGGTCGGGCATCTCTTCTTCTCCATATCCGCGTAATACCACAACAACTGGTTCAAACCTGGATCAACGACAAAAGGACCACGTCGGTTTCGCCTTCGCgagagtttcttttttctcctttttctcttcgaacGAATCccgatttgaattaaaaaaaatgaggagaaaaagaaaggggaaaagaCAGAGATTTACCGCACGAGAAGGCGAACAGCACCAGCACGTAGAGGAAGAAGAACTTCATGATGTCCATCACCATTCTGGACAGGGAGACTTGCAGGGGGCCGAGATGAGGATTTACCGAGAAAATGTAGACGAGTTTCAGGGAGCTGGAAGAGAGTAGATCGATAGTACAGTCGCCCGTTTGATCGTACGCGCGCGTAcgaaaaggggagggggtggcGAGGACGGGGAGGATTGAAATTCATGTCGAAAGAGCGATCTTCCTAATCGCATCTCGCGGATTTTTCACGAGGCGTCGCGCAAAAGGACGTCACTCCAAAAAGCGCTTCgcgattacattttttttcttcttccttttacacctttttgcaaaattaacggggaggaggaaaagCGAATTTGGAAGCGAGATAGAAGCAGGGAAAGACCTGAATATGTTGGCGGCGGAGAAAAGGCCCTCTGATATGAGCATCGGGTCCCACGTGTCCCACTGTTCGCGTTGGAGCTCGAAATCTGATCCCGATTTCTCGATCTCCCACTTGACCCTGTAGTAGGCGACCACCCTTAGAGCGGCGGTGGCCACGTACAAGGAGTTGGTCACGAAGTCGATCACGTTCCACATGTCGTTCACGTACTCCTCGAGGCCGACGTCCCACAGCTGCTTCACCTCGGACCAAATCAGGCCCGATACCCACGCCAGGATGAACCTGCGAAACGCGTCAAATTCGAAAAGAGAGAGGTACACTCGGCTCACGACTTATCGTTATCCCCcgattttcaaacaaattggCCGCCCTCGGGGAAATATAGCGAGAATAGTGGCGCTCGAGACGAGAGAAGAAATATCCTCTAGCCTAgaggatatttattttccagaGAAGCGTTtctcgagaaaaagagagagggagagagagaaggttttatttcgatcgaggAACTCGCTGGATTTTAACTGGAAGCAAAATGTCGTCGAATGGATTCCGGTGCATTAGGGAAACATTTCTTAGGAAAAATAACATGCCGCCttcccttctccttcttccaaCCCTTTTATCCGAGGCGAGGGCGGTTTAAAAATATCCTCTTACCATTCGATGATGGTAGGCGCAGCTCCCCTTTTCGTCGGCGCTGGCTCCTGCTCCACCACGTCTCTGCCCATCCAATTTCCAATCACGCTCTCTATCCTCTGACTAGCCAGAATCAACATGACTGCGGATAAACGTTTCGTGTTATTTCTCCAATATTCAACGTCGCGACAATGCGCATCCGTACGCAAGATCACAACAAAGTTGTCAACaagatcgattcgaaaaaacgATGATGGCGGCGACTGTGCAACGTTCG encodes the following:
- the LOC108001544 gene encoding transient receptor potential-gamma protein isoform X7 yields the protein MPHDVRCGCDECVTSRREDSLRHSRSRINAYRALASPSLIALSSKDPILTAFELSWELRRLSFLEHEFKCEYQELRRQCQDFATALLDHTRSSYELEVLLNHDPTGPAFEHGERMHLNRLKLAIKLRQKKFVAHPNVQQLLASIWYEGLPGFRRKNMVLQALEIVKIGVLFPFFSVAYIIAPHCVVGQTMRKPFIKFICHSASYFTFLFMLILASQRIESVIGNWMGRDVVEQEPAPTKRGAAPTIIEWFILAWVSGLIWSEVKQLWDVGLEEYVNDMWNVIDFVTNSLYVATAALRVVAYYRVKWEIEKSGSDFELQREQWDTWDPMLISEGLFSAANIFSSLKLVYIFSVNPHLGPLQVSLSRMVMDIMKFFFLYVLVLFAFSCGLNQLLWYYADMEKKRCPTAMSYAPNASVTTDSNACIVWRRFANLFETTQTLFWAVFGLVDLESFELDGIKAFTRFWGMLMFGTYSVINIVVLLNLLIAMMNHSYQLISERADIEWKFARSKLWISYFEEGGTVPPPFNIIPTPKSVWYMGQWLYRKLCGHSRAAKKEHMRTIRRKVKQASERDFRYQSIMRNLVRRYVTVEQRKAESEGVTEDDVNEIKQDISALRCELIEILKNSGMNTSTASGTGTDGSLKELSIGAGGKKNRQKERRLMKGFNIAPQPSGSGSLPPVDEFAASLQQAQQENSHELFGSTLSGIFGPGTTPKKSPHHTSTNSVPGLGTSRQSRRIRGSSKKKRWENLIEAAKVRGKVSRLIGRSRSEDSVYSPASEDGGSRSEGSTDSKSSLEQGGNDAQPTHHPHHSHHSHHHEGHHVFPHGLGALVALRKKRKTFSDSRSSTSGMRSGSGTNPIYPLATALVSKVSRKQQLQRASSVPTRGPELGQQPIPPRRHEGTQSQQPSIDTPEGASANEQPVVPAAPLTPSTTEESVAASTSLPATMKRNGSATQLQRLPGIEPISGHDVSGGWL